The DNA window TCGGGCCGTTATTGCCGCCGATCGGCAACAGCGTGACCTCGAACGTACCAGTTGCTTCGCCCTGCATCCTGCTCTCCCTTGTCGATTGGCTTGATGCTACCGCTTGGTCGCCAGCACGATCACACCGGCGACCACCAAGCCGATCCCGCTCCATTCACGCAGGCTCGGCCGTTCACCCAACAGGAGGTAGGCCAGCACGATGACCAGTACCACGCTGAACTTGTCGACCACCGCAACCTTGGCCAGTTCGCCACTCTTCAGCGCGCGGAAATAAAACAGCCACGATGCACCTGTGGCCAGCGCAGACAGCATCAGGAACAACTGGGTGCGACCCGGCAGCAGCAACGGGTTGGACCATTTTCCGCTGAGTACAACCAATGGCAGGACTACTGCAGCGACTACCAGGGTGCGGATCGCCATCGCCAGATCCGAGTCGACATCCCTGACCCCGGCTTTGACGAACAAGGCTGTCAGCGCCGCAAACAGTGCTGACAACGTGGCCCATACCAGCCATTGCGGAATGTTCTGCATGCCACTCCACTCCTGCATTAGAGGGTCGACATCCGCAACGCTACTCCCATCACCGGGTTCCGCAAGCACCCAGTCGCTGGCCGCAATCAGGCGCCTTGCAGGCGCCGCTGCAACCGCGTATCCATCAGCCCCACAATCAGCAGCACAGCGCTGGTCAACCAGCCGGCTGCGAGCAAGTGCGTATGCGGCAGGACCACGCCCAGCACGACCAACGCCGCTGCCCCCAGCAGATGCGAGCGCGGCACGTGGCCGTAGACCGCCCGCTTGTACAGCGCGCTGCCCAGCAGGTAGATCAATGGTCCCGCCGCCAGCATCGCGGCATACGGCAGGGTCACCACCGCTTCCGGTTCGTCCATCACCAGGTCATTGCCGACGGCGGTGGCGATGATGCCGGCGATCAGCAGCGCGTGCACGTAGTGGAAATAGGCGCCGATGCGGCCCGGGTCGTCGGAACGGGTGATGGTGTCGGTGGCGTCCCGGCTGGAGATGCCGAAGTACAGCCACCACATCGCGAGCGTACCGGCAAAGGTCGCCAGCACCGCCGAAACCACCTCTCCACTCCAGTGTTCCACCTCGCTCAGCACGCCGCCGGTTGCCAGCAGCGTCTCACCCAATGCGACGATCA is part of the Stenotrophomonas lactitubi genome and encodes:
- a CDS encoding EamA family transporter: MQNIPQWLVWATLSALFAALTALFVKAGVRDVDSDLAMAIRTLVVAAVVLPLVVLSGKWSNPLLLPGRTQLFLMLSALATGASWLFYFRALKSGELAKVAVVDKFSVVLVIVLAYLLLGERPSLREWSGIGLVVAGVIVLATKR